CGCAGAAAGGCACAGCGCCGATTGTCGCCGGGATCGTCACGTTTCTCATCGCTCTCCCTGTTGTCTGGCTGCTCCCGCTCGTGGGGATAGGCACTGCGATAGCATTTGCGTTGAGCGTTGCCACAGGAGTCGCGGTGGGCGCGCGAGACATCAAGAGCGGCAACTACACGTCACTCCCGCGCGTCTAGCGTCCCACGACAATGACAGACTGGACACTCTAGTGTCCAATTCCCGTGACAACACGCGTCAGCGGACGTCTGGACTCAATCGTCTCAACCGTCCACGCTGCAATCGCTTAGAGTCTTTCGCACAAATCAAAAACCGTTCGGCACCGTAACTGCCCTCCTGGCCCCCGGATAGCATCAACTTTCGGTGACCGGGAGGTCTTGTGTTCAAAAAAATCGTCATTTCCGCCGTGGCACTCGCGGTAGCGTTTTCCATCGTCGCACCGTCCGCGTCCGCGCAGCGCAGCCGAACGAAGCGGCCGCAGCAGAGTGGCGCATCACTCGCCATCTCGCCGTACGCCGGCTACATGACATTCGGCGAGCTGATCGATGGTCCGCTAAATACCACTCTCAAGAGCAAAGCCGCGCCGATCTACGGCGTGCAGCTCAACCTGCCGCTTGGCAACACGATTTCAGTGTTCGGCAACGTCGGCTATACCGAGCCCGACTTGAGCGTAGGCTTGCCGCTACTCGGCAGCATCACGTTCGGGAAGAGCGCCGTGTGGCTGTACGACGCGGGGCTTCAGCTCAGCGCGCCGGGTTACGGTACGGGCGATCGCGGAATCTTCCCATTCATCCAGGTCGGCGCCGGTGCGATGAAGTACGACGTCGACGTCTCGGGATTCGGGCGGAGCGCAACGAACACCGCGTTCAACGCGGGGCTCGGCGTTGATATCCCGCTCGCGCAGAACATTGGCTTGCGCTTCGTCGCCAAGGACTACATCGGCAAGTTCGACTTCCAGGAGGCGACGCAGGTCGATATCGTCGACGCGAAGACCTCGCACAACGTCGCGCTCAGCGCAGGACTCAAGCTCGGCTTCTGAGAACTAATGTGACGGATTGGATCGGATCAGAGACGGATACTTCGTGGTCTGGAGTTCCTCTTCCTGAATGTCTCTGATCAGTTCCAATCCGTCGCATCCGTTTCAACGCGTTGAATTGCAGGGGGAATCTGGCGCCGGATCAGGACCGGGCCGGAGCGCTCGCGCACGATCGCACAGCTTCCGATAGAATTCGGGGGTAATAGCGCGTAGCATGGCGATTGAATATGGACGCGCGCACTTTGGCAACCCACGCGCCACTGAATACTGCATCCCCCTGCCTCGAACGACGGTCATGAAAAATTCTTCTGCTTACCGAATTATCTGGCTCGCCGCCGCGTCACTTCTCTCCGCAGCATGCGAGAGGGAAGAGCCGGTGAGAACGCGAGACGATATCGCGGCCGACTCTGCTCTGGCTGCAGACCTCGCGCTGGCAAATCGCGACACATTGCTGATCGACTCGATCGGGCGATTCGAGCCGCCCGGTGGCCTGGGGTCGGACACATCCCTGGCAGCCATCGATACCGTTGTCGCGCCGGGCGCACGGCCCCCGGAAATTGCAGCCCGGCCGACAGCTGTGCGGCCTGCACCGGTGCCTGCACCAGTGCCTGCACCAGCGAGATCGCGACCCGCTGCACCTCCGGCCGCGCCTCCTGCAGCCCCGACGGCGCGGCCATCGCCTC
This sequence is a window from Gemmatimonadaceae bacterium. Protein-coding genes within it:
- a CDS encoding outer membrane beta-barrel protein, whose product is MFKKIVISAVALAVAFSIVAPSASAQRSRTKRPQQSGASLAISPYAGYMTFGELIDGPLNTTLKSKAAPIYGVQLNLPLGNTISVFGNVGYTEPDLSVGLPLLGSITFGKSAVWLYDAGLQLSAPGYGTGDRGIFPFIQVGAGAMKYDVDVSGFGRSATNTAFNAGLGVDIPLAQNIGLRFVAKDYIGKFDFQEATQVDIVDAKTSHNVALSAGLKLGF